TCGATAGCAATAATAAGGTTTGTGGTCAGTAAATTGCAATTTCCCGGGAAAGTTGACAAAACGGCGACGCGAGGTGGAGATTTGGCACGAAAAGTTGGCTGGGGACCGAATAATCCGGAGAGACTCTCACTAGCCCCGTTGGATGTCCGGCTACGTGACCGCCGTCCCCTGGCGGGCCAAAACTTTCATCGGTCGTAATCCTGTGGGGGGCCAGCATGTGGGTAGCCGTCGACGACACAGATTCGCTTGCCGGCATGTGTACAACGTTCCTCGCGAATCGATTGATGGAGGAGTTCGCGGAATTCGACGTCATCGGGGCGCCGCGGCTCGTCCGGTTGAACCCTACGATACCTTGGAAGACGCGCGGAAACGGCGCCATAGCCGTCCGGTTCGGGCGAGGCCGCGGCGACGAAGAGCCCGTTTCGGGCGTCGGTGGGACGGTGAGACCCGGCCACGCCGAGGCCGATCCAGGCCGCGTGCCGCTAAGCGAAGCATGCGATCGCGCGTCGCGCGTCGTATCGCGTTTCGCCCGCTTGGAGGACGAGCGCACGAACCCCGGCGTCGTCGTCACCGACAGGCTTCCCCGAGAACAATACTACTGGAACGCGGTGCGCAGCGTCGTCACGATGGACGAGGCGCGGTCGGAGGCGTCGGCGATCGGCGCCGAGATCCGGGAATTCAAGAACGGGCGCGGCATCATCGGCGCCCTCGGCGCCCTCGCATGGCCCGGGAGAGCCACCGCCTACGAATTGATCGCATATCGCGAGCATGACCGGTGGGGAACACCGCGCCGCGTGGAGAAGCAGGGCGTCATCGATATCTCCCACGTTTTTCCGACGACATTCGACAATTACGACGCCGAGAACGACGACCTCACGATGGTCCCTTCATCCCCTTGCCCCATCCTCTTTGGCCTTCGAGGCCTCGACGCAAAGGATCTTCGCGCGGCGGTCACGCGGATATCAGGTGAACCCCTTGGGGAGTGGACGCTTTTCGCGACGAACCACGGGTCGGACGATCACATCGTGACGAGGACGATCTCGACCATCCGGGAGAACGGGTCGGTCGCTCTCACGGGCAACGTCCTGAGCACGCCGACGCCAAGGCGGGGCGGCCACGTGTTCTTCGACCTGGCGGACGAGACCGGCATCGTCAAGTGCGCCGCCTTCGAGCCGACGCGCGGTTTCAGGGCCAAGGTCCTCGCTCTCAAGGTCGGGGACAGGCTCACGGTCTACGGCTCCGTCTCGCCCGGCCCGGCCTTGCCAGGTCCCATATGGTGCGTGAACCTCGAGAAGTTCCGGCTCATCCGACTCTCGGCCGTGGAGACCAGATTCGAGAACCCCGTTTGCGCCGAGTGCGGCAAGCACATGAAAAGCGTCGGCGCCGCGAAGGGCTACCGGTGCAAGGCGTGCGGCACGAAGGCCCCCGAGACGGCCGCGCGACAGGGCCTCGCGCGGCGAGACATCCGACCCGGCTGGCACGAGGTCCCCACATGCGCTCGTCGCCACCTCGCTAGACCCGTGCGCCTCATCCTGGAGGCCCAAGGGCGAGAGCCGATCGAGATGACGGCCGCAGCGCGAGGGACATGACGATGATTTCGCTTGGGATCGAAGGGACGGCCCATACCCTGGGAGTCGGGATCGTCGACGAGCGGTGCAACGTCCTCGCCAACCGCATCGACATGCTACGCCCCAAGGAAGGCGGCATCCATCCGCGGGTCGCGGCGAACCATCACGCGGACGTGGTCCCCGGCCTCATCTCGGCCGCCCTCACCGATGCGAAGATCACGCCGTCCCAGGTGGACGTGGTCGCGTTCAGCCGCGGCCCGGGCCTCGGACCGTGCCTGCGCACCGCTGCCACCGCCGCTAGATCGCTTGCCCTGTCGCTTGACGTGCCTCTCGTCGGCGTGAACCATTGCGTCGCGCACCTTGAGATCGGACGCGCAACGACGCCGTGCGAGGACCCCGTGCTCCTCTACGTATCGGGGGCGAACACGCAGGTGATCGCGTTCGCCCGCGGC
The DNA window shown above is from Euryarchaeota archaeon and carries:
- a CDS encoding DUF1743 domain-containing protein, yielding MWVAVDDTDSLAGMCTTFLANRLMEEFAEFDVIGAPRLVRLNPTIPWKTRGNGAIAVRFGRGRGDEEPVSGVGGTVRPGHAEADPGRVPLSEACDRASRVVSRFARLEDERTNPGVVVTDRLPREQYYWNAVRSVVTMDEARSEASAIGAEIREFKNGRGIIGALGALAWPGRATAYELIAYREHDRWGTPRRVEKQGVIDISHVFPTTFDNYDAENDDLTMVPSSPCPILFGLRGLDAKDLRAAVTRISGEPLGEWTLFATNHGSDDHIVTRTISTIRENGSVALTGNVLSTPTPRRGGHVFFDLADETGIVKCAAFEPTRGFRAKVLALKVGDRLTVYGSVSPGPALPGPIWCVNLEKFRLIRLSAVETRFENPVCAECGKHMKSVGAAKGYRCKACGTKAPETAARQGLARRDIRPGWHEVPTCARRHLARPVRLILEAQGREPIEMTAAARGT